Within the Solidesulfovibrio sp. genome, the region CACCGAAGCGCCGGCAAGCCTGGTCATCGTCGGCGCCGGGGCCATCGGCCTGGAGATCTCCGAAGTCTACCGGCGCCTGGGCACCAAGGTCACGGTGGTCGACGCCGCGCCGCGCCTGGCCCCGGCCGAGGACCCGGACGTGTCCAAGGTCGTGGGGCAGGTCATGCGCAAAAAGGGCATCGACGCCCGGGCCGGGGTCAAGGTGGCGAGCCTGGTCACGGACGAGGACGGCCAGGCCAGACTGACCCTGGACGGCGGCGAGGTGATCGTGGCCGAAAAGGCCCTGGTGGCCATCGGCCGTTTCGCCGCGACCGTGGTGCCGGGGCTGGCCGAGCTCGGCGCGACCTTCGCCAACCCTTCGCCCAACCGGGCCTGGATCGCCACGGACGACACCTTGCAGACGGCGCCCGGGATCTATGCCGTGGGCGACTGCAACGGCCGCACGCTCCTGGCCCACGCCGCCGCAAGCCAGGGCGTCTACGCCGCCCGCCATGCCGCCGGCCTGGAGAACGGGCCGTACGCGCCGGGGCCGATTCCGGGCTGCTATTACGGCGCGCCGGAGATCATGCGCGTGGGGGCCATCGCCGCCCCGGGCGACCTCGTCTCCGAGGCGGCCTTCGTGGCCAACCCCATCGCCCAGGCCCATGCCGACACGGCCGGCTTCGCCCGGGCCGTCTGGAAGGACGGCAAGGTTATCGGCCTTACGGCCGTTGGCCACGGCGCCTCGGCCATGGGCACCCTGGCCACGGTCATCGTGGCCGAGGGCTGGACGCGGGAGCGTTGCGAAAAGCTCGTTTTCCCCCATCCCGGGCTGGACGAGACGCTTCGGGCCGCGCTGTTGGCCGAGGTGAAGACGAAAGCCTGAGACGAAGACGGGGGGAAACTTCTTGAAAGAAGTTTCCCCCCGCGCCCCCCTTCAAGAACTTTCAAAGGGGGAGTCCCTCAAAGCCCCCGATGGATTCGGTCATGCAAAGCGGAAACGATGCTCTCCGACTAGGGATCACCAGACGTTTCGTCCTGCGCGCCGGGCTGGTCGGCGCCTGCGCCTGCTTCCTGCCCTGGCCGGCCCTGGCCAAAAAACCCGAGGCCAAGGCCGCGCCCAAAGCCGCCGCCGAGCCGGCCGCGCCGGCCAGCAACTTCTACGTTGCCAACCGCGACAAGCTCGTGGCCGATTTCCGGGGCGTGTGCGGCGGCGCCCAGCACTGGCTGGCCGCCCGCACCGCCGAACCCACGGCCAAGGCCATCACCGACGACGCCCTGCGCCGCTACGAGGGCCTGCTCCCCAAAATGCCCGACATCGGCGGCCCCACCAACCGCAACCAGCCCTTCCTGATCATGGCCGGCTGGCTTGTCGCCCTCTACCAGTCCATGGCCGAGAAAGGCATGACCGCCAAGGACGCCGGCCGGCTCCTCTACGACCTCTACGCCGCCGACTGGGCCGCCGTGCCGCCGCAAAAAGCCAAGGCCATGGGCGCCTCCCTTTTTTCCGTGGCCTACCAGCAATCCCTGGCCGACTGGGCCGCCGAAAGCCAGAAGAAAAAATACCCCGGCGACTGGGTCGGCAAGGCCCTCCCCGGCGACGGCAAGACCTTCGACCTGGGCTACGACTACACCGAGTGCGGCGCGGTCAAGTTCTTCAAGGCCCAGGGCGCGGCCGAGGTGGCGCCCTACTACTGCCTCAACGACTTCCTGGCCTCGCGCGCCCAGGGCACGGGCCTGGCCCGCAAGTTCACCCTCGCCCAGGGCGATCCGCTGTGCGATTTCCGCTACAAGCGCGACCGCCCCGTCACCCAGAACTGGGACACCGAAACGCCCAAATTCCCCGGCAACAAGCCGGCGTGAGGGAGTGAAGGTGGAGGATGCGTGAGGGAATGAGGGGGAAAGCCTCCGGCGGCCAAAGGGCTGGCGCCCTCTGGACTCCCATACAGGGGAAGCTCGATTTTCTGTTGTATATCGGGATGCTATGCGAGTTACGAACAAGCCTGTGATCTTGGCCTCGACTTCGCCGCGCCGCAAGGAACTGCTGACGCTGGCCGGTGTGGACTTCACGGTGGTGCCGAGCCCGGCCGAGGAGCCGGAGCCGGATTACGGGGAGCTGCCGGCGGCCTATGCCGCGCGCATGGCCCGGCTCAAGGCCGCGCCCGTGGCGGCCGCCCATCCCGGGGCCGTGGTCATCGGCGCGGATTCGGTGGTGGCCGTGGGCGGGACGATCCTCGGCAAGCCGCGCGACGCGGCCGATGCCCGGCGCATGTTGTCGCTGCTCTCCGGGTGCACGCACCAGGTGGTCACGGGCTGCGCCGTCTTCGGCCTGGGCGATGACCCCGAAATTTTTACGGTTTCCACGGACGTGGCCATGACCGTCCTGTCCGAGGCGGCCATCGCGGCCTACGTGGCCACGGGTGAGCCCCTGGACAAGGCCGGCGCCTACGCCATCCAGGGCCGGGCGGCGGCGTTTATCACGGAAATCCACGGCTCGTACACCAACGTTGTCGGGCTGCCGCTGGCCGAGGTCATGCGGCATGTGCGGCCGTTGGCCCACAGCACTTCCTGACGGCCCTGTCCGGAAGCGGGCGAGGCCAGCCGCCCCGCCCGCCGTTTCTCTCTCCCCTATTCCAGCCCCGGCACGGGGAAACGCGCACAAAGCGACGCCACGTCCTCCCGCACCGAGCGGCGCAGCTCCGCGTCGCCGGGACGCGACAGCACCTCGGCCATCCAGCCGGCCAATTGCTCCATTTCCGCCTCGCCCATGCCGCGCGTCGTGGCCGCCGGCGTGCCCACCCGGATGCCCGAGGGCCGCAGCGGCGGATTGGGGTCGTCGGGGAGAATCTGCTTGTTGGTGGTCATGCCGGCTTCGTCGAGCAACCCCTCGGCCGCGCGGCCGTCCAGGCCGAAGCTCGCCTGCGTGTCGGCCACCAGCATGTGGTTGTCCGTGCCGCCCGTGACCAGTTTCACGCCCCGCGCCGTCAAGGACGCGGCCAGGCACCGGGCATTGGCCAGCACCCGCCGGGCGTAGTCGGCGAACGCCGGGTCGAGCGCCTTGCCAAGCGTGATGGCGATGCCCGCGATCACGTTCATGTGCGGCCCGCCCTGGAGCCCCGGAAAGACCGACTTGTCGATGCGCGCCGCCAGTTCCCTGCGGCACAGGATCATCCCGCCGCGCGGGCCGCGCAGGGACTTGTGCGAGGTGGTGGTCACCACGTCGAAGCCGCAGTCGAAGGGATTGCCCATGACCCCGCCGGCCACCAGGCCGGCGTAGTGGGAGGCGTCGCACATGGTATACGCCCCGACCGCGTCGGCCACGTTCTTGAAGGCCGCGTAGTCCAGGTCGCGGGGATAGGAGGTGTAGCCGCAAAGCACGAGCCTCGGCTTGTGCTCCCGGGCCAGGGCGGCCACGGCGTCGAAGTCGATGGCGCCGGTTGCCGGGTCGGTCTTGTAGCGCACGAAGCGAAACAGCCGGCCCATGTGGGACACGGGCGCGCCGTGGGTCAGGTGGCCGCCGTGAGACAGGTCCATGGCCAGGATGGTGTCGCCGGGTTCGAGCAGCCCCAGGTACACGGCCTGGTTCATGGGCGAGCCGGACAGGGGCTGGACGTTGGCGTGCTCGCAGCGAAACAGCCGGCAGGCCCGCTCCCGGGCCAGCTCCTCCACCCGGTCCGTGAATTCCTGGCCGCCGTAGTAGCGCCGGCCGGGATAGCCCTCGGCGTACTTGTTGGTGAACACGCTGCCCAAAACGGCCAGCACTTCGGGATAGGTGTAGTTTTCCGAGGGGATCAGCTCGATGCCCGACCGCTGGCGGGCTTCCTCGCCGGACAGGGTGGCGAAGACGTCCGGGTCGCTTGCGGCAAGCAGTTCACGATACGCGCGCATGGGCTCCTCCTTGGCAGGAAGGTTGGCGTCGGGGACGACGCAGCCCAGGCGAGCGGCATACGGACGTTTCGCGCTCCCCCGTGGTTGCCCACGTTTCTCGCCAGTCACGCGAAACGGTGTGGAATGGCCCCGCCCGTGTAGACCGGGGGACGGGACGGCGTCAAGGGATCGGCGGGCCAGCCTGGCCCGGCCAACCCTCAGCCGCCCTCCCCCTCCGGGCCGTCCAGGTCGACAAGCCCCATGCGGGCGGCGTAGCGCACCAGTTCGGCCAGATTACGCAGGCCCAGCTTGCCGAGCACGTTGGAGCGGTGGTTTTCCACGGTCTTTCGCGAGATGTAGAGCTTGACCGCGATCTCGGTCACGTCGCGGCCTTCGGCCAAAAGCCGCAGCACCTGCTGTTCGCGGCGGGTCAGCGTCTCGTAAGCCGGGTCGGCCGGCTTGGCCCGGCGGGCGGCATAGGCGTCCAGGCGCTCCAGGAGTTGCGGCGCGATGGCCCCGTCCAGGTAGCGCTCGCCGCGCGAGACGGCGGCCAGGGCGGCAAGCAGGCTCCCGGCGGCGGAATCCTTGACCACGTAGCCCAGCGCCCCGGCCCGGAAGCTCTCGGCCACGACGTCGATGCGGGCGTGCATGCTGACCACCAGCACCTTGGGCGGCGCGGGCAGCTCCCGCAACCGGC harbors:
- a CDS encoding L-2-amino-thiazoline-4-carboxylic acid hydrolase, whose protein sequence is MQSGNDALRLGITRRFVLRAGLVGACACFLPWPALAKKPEAKAAPKAAAEPAAPASNFYVANRDKLVADFRGVCGGAQHWLAARTAEPTAKAITDDALRRYEGLLPKMPDIGGPTNRNQPFLIMAGWLVALYQSMAEKGMTAKDAGRLLYDLYAADWAAVPPQKAKAMGASLFSVAYQQSLADWAAESQKKKYPGDWVGKALPGDGKTFDLGYDYTECGAVKFFKAQGAAEVAPYYCLNDFLASRAQGTGLARKFTLAQGDPLCDFRYKRDRPVTQNWDTETPKFPGNKPA
- a CDS encoding FAD-dependent oxidoreductase, with product MTASPAKRLVVVGAGPGGYEAALAGAAAGLAVTLIERGKLGGTCLNWGCIPTKHLLATTLSVDALEAQARQKLATGTVTPDLAAIQAKKKKLIAATHSAMAKTLEKAGIRLVTANLASVSPGIAHVAAGAQTEDIPFDALILALGSRAASFPGVKPDGKAVLGVAPVLDFTEAPASLVIVGAGAIGLEISEVYRRLGTKVTVVDAAPRLAPAEDPDVSKVVGQVMRKKGIDARAGVKVASLVTDEDGQARLTLDGGEVIVAEKALVAIGRFAATVVPGLAELGATFANPSPNRAWIATDDTLQTAPGIYAVGDCNGRTLLAHAAASQGVYAARHAAGLENGPYAPGPIPGCYYGAPEIMRVGAIAAPGDLVSEAAFVANPIAQAHADTAGFARAVWKDGKVIGLTAVGHGASAMGTLATVIVAEGWTRERCEKLVFPHPGLDETLRAALLAEVKTKA
- a CDS encoding response regulator transcription factor, whose product is MPGIRILLVDDHPLFREGVRSTLAREAGRYVVAGEAGTAREALALADELTPDVVLLDIALPDAGGIEVLGRLRELPAPPKVLVVSMHARIDVVAESFRAGALGYVVKDSAAGSLLAALAAVSRGERYLDGAIAPQLLERLDAYAARRAKPADPAYETLTRREQQVLRLLAEGRDVTEIAVKLYISRKTVENHRSNVLGKLGLRNLAELVRYAARMGLVDLDGPEGEGG
- a CDS encoding Maf family protein, which codes for MRVTNKPVILASTSPRRKELLTLAGVDFTVVPSPAEEPEPDYGELPAAYAARMARLKAAPVAAAHPGAVVIGADSVVAVGGTILGKPRDAADARRMLSLLSGCTHQVVTGCAVFGLGDDPEIFTVSTDVAMTVLSEAAIAAYVATGEPLDKAGAYAIQGRAAAFITEIHGSYTNVVGLPLAEVMRHVRPLAHSTS
- the glyA gene encoding serine hydroxymethyltransferase, giving the protein MRAYRELLAASDPDVFATLSGEEARQRSGIELIPSENYTYPEVLAVLGSVFTNKYAEGYPGRRYYGGQEFTDRVEELARERACRLFRCEHANVQPLSGSPMNQAVYLGLLEPGDTILAMDLSHGGHLTHGAPVSHMGRLFRFVRYKTDPATGAIDFDAVAALAREHKPRLVLCGYTSYPRDLDYAAFKNVADAVGAYTMCDASHYAGLVAGGVMGNPFDCGFDVVTTTSHKSLRGPRGGMILCRRELAARIDKSVFPGLQGGPHMNVIAGIAITLGKALDPAFADYARRVLANARCLAASLTARGVKLVTGGTDNHMLVADTQASFGLDGRAAEGLLDEAGMTTNKQILPDDPNPPLRPSGIRVGTPAATTRGMGEAEMEQLAGWMAEVLSRPGDAELRRSVREDVASLCARFPVPGLE